Proteins encoded within one genomic window of Mesobacillus subterraneus:
- a CDS encoding DUF952 domain-containing protein, which produces MIILHCLTENKWDKVKENSYYGKESIEAFGFIHCSSIENFWRVAPNFKDIDEPLLLLCIDSSKVEANIKWEDDENCGRKYPHIYGELNVDSVDTVIPFLKNDQGDFILNKELEQYISI; this is translated from the coding sequence ATGATTATCTTGCATTGTTTAACCGAAAACAAGTGGGATAAAGTGAAGGAAAACTCTTACTACGGCAAGGAATCAATTGAGGCTTTTGGTTTTATACACTGTTCCTCTATTGAAAACTTTTGGAGAGTTGCTCCAAATTTTAAAGATATTGATGAACCGTTGTTGCTTCTTTGCATTGACTCAAGCAAAGTCGAAGCAAATATTAAATGGGAAGATGATGAAAATTGCGGTAGAAAATATCCCCATATCTATGGTGAATTAAATGTTGATTCAGTTGATACAGTGATCCCCTTCCTTAAAAACGATCAAGGAGATTTTATTCTTAACAAAGAATTGGAACAATATATTTCTATTTAA